One region of Streptomyces leeuwenhoekii genomic DNA includes:
- the lnt gene encoding apolipoprotein N-acyltransferase, translating into MTVTATSVGEPDRLRSRTARAPRVPRLARLIPAVAAALSGALLYVSFPPRTLWWLAVPAFAVFGWVLRGGGWKAGLGLGYLFGLGFLLPLLVWTGVEVGPGPWLALVAIEAVFVALVGAGVAAVSRLPAAPVWAASLWTAGEAARARVPFEGFPWGKIAFGQADGVFLPLAAVGGTPLLGFAVVLCGFGLYDVVRLALRARRTRAVRRGTAAVALLSVAVPVAGALAARPLVTDEAEDGTATVAVVQGNVPRAGLDFNAQRRAVLDYHARETERLAAAVEAGEVARPDFVLWPENSSDIDPFANADARAVIDAAVRAIGAPISVGGVVERDGRLYNEQILWDPAKGPVDTYDKRQIQPFGEYLPLRSLIGAINSEWTSMVRQDFSRGDDPGVFTMDGTRVGLVTCYEAAFDWAVRSEVTDGAQMISVPSNNATFDRSEMTYQQLAMSRIRAVEHSRTVTVPVTSGVSAIILPDGRVTQKTGMFVPGSLVQEVPLRSSTTPATELGVLPEIALVLVAAGGLGRAIGAGVRGRRAGDV; encoded by the coding sequence GTGACCGTCACCGCAACCTCCGTCGGCGAGCCGGACCGGCTGCGGTCGCGGACCGCGCGGGCGCCGCGCGTCCCGCGGCTCGCGCGCCTGATCCCCGCCGTCGCGGCCGCGCTCTCCGGAGCGCTGCTCTACGTCAGCTTCCCGCCCCGCACCCTGTGGTGGCTGGCCGTGCCGGCCTTCGCCGTGTTCGGGTGGGTGCTGCGCGGGGGCGGCTGGAAGGCGGGTCTCGGCCTCGGCTATCTCTTCGGGCTCGGATTCCTGCTGCCGCTGCTGGTGTGGACCGGTGTCGAGGTCGGCCCCGGCCCCTGGCTCGCCCTGGTGGCCATCGAGGCGGTCTTCGTCGCGCTGGTCGGCGCGGGGGTGGCGGCGGTGTCGAGACTGCCGGCCGCGCCGGTGTGGGCGGCGTCCCTGTGGACCGCCGGGGAAGCCGCACGCGCGCGCGTGCCCTTCGAGGGCTTCCCCTGGGGGAAGATCGCCTTCGGCCAGGCCGACGGGGTGTTCCTGCCGCTCGCGGCGGTGGGCGGCACCCCGCTGCTGGGGTTCGCGGTCGTCCTGTGCGGCTTCGGCCTGTACGACGTCGTACGCCTGGCGCTGCGGGCGCGCCGGACCCGCGCCGTGCGGCGGGGCACGGCGGCCGTGGCCCTGCTGAGCGTGGCCGTTCCGGTGGCGGGGGCCCTGGCCGCCCGGCCGCTGGTCACCGACGAGGCCGAGGACGGCACCGCCACCGTGGCCGTCGTCCAGGGCAACGTGCCGCGCGCGGGACTCGACTTCAACGCCCAGCGACGGGCCGTACTCGACTACCACGCGCGCGAGACGGAGCGGCTGGCCGCCGCGGTCGAGGCCGGGGAGGTGGCGCGGCCCGACTTCGTGCTGTGGCCGGAGAACTCCTCCGACATCGACCCCTTCGCCAACGCCGACGCGCGCGCCGTGATCGACGCGGCGGTCCGGGCGATCGGCGCGCCCATCTCGGTCGGCGGCGTCGTGGAACGCGACGGGAGACTCTACAACGAGCAGATCCTCTGGGACCCGGCCAAGGGGCCCGTCGACACCTACGACAAGCGGCAGATCCAGCCGTTCGGCGAGTACCTCCCGCTGCGCTCGCTCATCGGCGCGATCAACAGCGAGTGGACCTCGATGGTCCGCCAGGACTTCAGCCGGGGCGACGACCCCGGGGTGTTCACCATGGACGGCACCCGGGTCGGCCTGGTCACCTGCTACGAGGCCGCCTTCGACTGGGCCGTGCGCTCCGAGGTCACCGACGGCGCCCAGATGATCTCCGTGCCCAGCAACAACGCGACGTTCGACCGCAGCGAGATGACCTACCAGCAGCTCGCCATGTCCCGCATCCGCGCGGTCGAGCACAGCCGGACCGTCACCGTGCCGGTGACCAGCGGCGTCAGCGCGATCATCCTGCCCGACGGGCGGGTCACACAGAAGACCGGCATGTTCGTTCCCGGCTCCCTGGTGCAGGAGGTGCCCCTGCGCTCCTCGACGACGCCCGCCACCGAGCTGGGCGTCCTCCCGGAGATCGCCCTCGTCCTGGTGGCCGCGGGCGGGCTCGGCCGGGCGATCGGCGCGGGCGTGCGCGGGCGACGCGCCGGTGACGTGTAG
- a CDS encoding NUDIX hydrolase: MATPDFIRELRASAGHQLLWLPGVTALVFDDRGRVLLNRRSDTRRWSVIGGIPEPGEQPAACAVREVYEETAIRCAVERVVLVQALSPVTYDNGDVCQYMDITFRCRALGGEARVNDDESLEVGWFAVDALPDLHEFALFRIKQAMSDGPTWFDATDFG, encoded by the coding sequence ATGGCTACTCCCGATTTCATCCGCGAGCTCCGCGCCTCGGCGGGGCACCAGTTGCTGTGGCTCCCCGGCGTCACCGCCCTCGTCTTCGACGACCGGGGCAGGGTGCTGCTGAACCGCAGGTCCGACACCCGTCGGTGGTCGGTGATCGGCGGCATCCCGGAACCGGGGGAGCAGCCCGCCGCCTGCGCCGTGCGCGAGGTGTACGAGGAGACCGCGATCCGGTGCGCGGTCGAGCGGGTCGTCCTGGTCCAGGCACTCAGCCCGGTGACGTACGACAACGGTGACGTCTGCCAGTACATGGACATCACGTTCCGCTGCCGGGCCCTGGGGGGCGAGGCCCGGGTCAACGACGACGAGTCGCTGGAGGTGGGCTGGTTCGCGGTGGACGCGCTGCCGGACCTCCACGAGTTCGCGCTGTTCCGGATCAAGCAGGCCATGTCGGACGGGCCCACGTGGTTCGATGCCACCGATTTCGGCTGA